The Herpetosiphonaceae bacterium genome segment GCCGCAGTACTGCGACAGCTCAACTGCACCCAGCCCTTGCGGCGTGTTGTACAGCTTATGCTCGATACGGCGTAGCCGCGCCGCTTTTGATTGCGTGCGAGATTCTTCCATACGCATCCGCATTGCCCGGACGAAGCGCATTCGACGCCGGGCAGAATGGACGATCGAGTCGCGATGCGATGTTGCGCTCGTGCAGAGACAAGGAGGCTCTTTGGAAAAGCGGCCCTGCGATTCTGCTTGAGACGAGGGATCTTTCCCCCGGCCTGACGGCGTGCTAGAGAATAGGCATGAATGACAACACGATCATACCGACGATCAAGACCGTAGCCCACAGCAAAATCCGAAACAGGTCTTTGCGGATATAGCGGTACTCGGCGCTGTAATCGACGGGCGCGGGCTCGGCCATGTAGGAGCGGCGAACGCTCGGCGCTGCCGCATGAGCGGGAACCGTATAGGTACGCGCGATGCCGGAGCGGCGCTCACGGCGGGTAAGGTTTTTTGTCGCACGACGGCGGGACTGACTAGCCATGGAACGGCTTCCTCCTGGAGCTGATATTGGCAACCTTCGCAGGTCACACGCAATTATACCATCTACGCCGCCATCGAGCAGCAGATCTGTTGCTCCCTCATCATGTGGCGGTCCGATGCCGCCGGGTGCCTACGATCGACGCGACATGACTCGTCCAAGGATCGGATCGAAGGCGCGCGGCAGCCAGCCATGTATCATGCAGACCACGCGCTCGATCGGGTGGAGCGCATAGACCACGCGGCGCTGGCGCTCCACTCCCCGCAGGATCGCCTGGGCAACGCCCTCGGCTGAGCCGCTGAAGGGCGAGCGACCGACGCGCTTCGAGCCGCTCACGCGAATCCGCGCCCGGTCGAAGTTAGTGTCGATCCGGCCTGGATAGACCGTGATCACCCCGATCCGGCTGCGGTACTCTTCGCGACGCAGCGTATCGCTCAGCGAATCCAGCGCCGCCTTCGAGGCCGCGTAGCCGCCGATGCCGGGAAAGGCCATCTCCGCGACCGGCGACGAGACGTTGACGATCACGCCGCTGCGCTGGCGGCGCATCTGGGGCAGCGCTGCCTGCGTCAGATACAGCGGGCCGTAGAAATTGACGGCAAAGACCCGCTGCAACAGATCGGGCGGTAGCTCGCCCACATTGGCCTGAATGCCGATCCCGGCATTATTGATCACAATATCGACGCGGCCCCACTCGGCAATCGCACGCTCGACCAGCGCATGCGCCGCCGCGCGATCCGCGACATCGGTCGGCACCATGAGCACCTGCGCGCCCGAAGCGCGCAGCTCTGCCGCCAGCGACTTCAGCTCGGTCGAGAAGCGCGCCGCGAGCACCACCCTGGCCCCGGCTGCCGCAAACACGCGCGCGGTCGCCCGCCCAATCCCGCGCGACGCGCCGGTAATGATCGTTACTTTGTCCTGAACGCTCAACATCTGCCCCCAGCTCGCTCAACAACCACCAGCATCGCTGAGCGGATTGTCAGCCTAAAACGTCTCGTCGATCCGCTGCCGACCGGCAAATCCGCTATCGACATCGTGCCAGAACTGCACCGAGGGCTCGTCGTACTGCCAGCACAAATAGATCGGCAGACCGTCGCGCTCAGCCGGAAAATCGATCAGGCCGGTGTTCACATCTTTGACCAGGATATTGAGCGCGCGCAGCTTGTAGATCGCATCCTGAATGACGACGATATAGCGGGTGACATCCGAGGCCGTTTTGCTTCCGCCGTTGAAGACCGCCGCCTGGATCACCGTCCATAGCTCCGGTTGCAGCAGCAAGATCTGCTCGCGGGCCGTCAACATCCTTTCGACGAGGCTGCGGACGTAGGGCAGCAGGGCATTCGCCTCCGCCACAGAATAGAAATGCTCATCCATGTAGGTTATCCAGTATCACGTCCACCACATGGGCCGCACCGAGGCAGGACCAGCGGCATTATAGCATCGTGTCACGGCGCGCAACAACCTTATGCTATAATAGCCGCGCGCTATTTTGCCTCACTCATCCTCCTTGATGGAGTTGCCTGATGTTTGTTGATCTCCTGCTGCTCTTCGGCTTCATCGTCATCACTGCGGTTGGCTTCTTTCAGGGCACGATCAAAATTGTGCTTGCGCTCGTCACGTTTTACGCCAGTGTGATCTTAGCCAGCCTGTACTTTAAGTTCGCCTCGCTGTACATGGTCCGGCGCGGCACCAGCGCGGTCGTCGCGGATGCCATCAGCTTTTTCCTGATCCTGGTGATCTGTTTCATCCTGCTGCTGGCCGCCGCGCTGTATACGTTTCGCTACGTCCGTTTTCCGGGGCGGCTTGAGTTTGTCGATCGGATTATCGGCGTGATGCTCGGCGTAATCCTGGGCGTGGTCTTTATGAGCATCGTCGGGATGGTGCTGCAATTCCTGTTTATTTCCAATAGCATCGGCGATCCGTACCCGATCACGCGCTCGCTCCAGAATAGCACGCGCACCTCCACGCTGCTGCCGCTGCTGATCAACAATATCTTGCCACAGGTCTTTAGCCTGGTCGCGCCATTCCTGCCTGAGTCCGCGCTGCCGTTCTTCAGGCCCAGGTAGGCAGGCATCAGGATCACCAAAAACCGGCAAAAGACTCGTTTTTCGGCGGCAGAAGAGAGTATAATGCTCCCTGCCGTCTTTTTTTGGGCAGCACCGGCACGAGTAGCCGAAAGCCGACTGTGATCGAGCACTAGATTGTGGTAGAACAGCATGACGATTGAAGCGCGCACACTTCATATTTTGGAATACGCTAAAATCCGCGAGCGGCTGGCGCAGCAGACCGCGTTCTCGGCCAGCCGCGAGCTTGCGCTGCACTTGCAGCCCGACGACGACATCGACGCGATCCGTCGCGCGCAGCGAGCCACCACTGCCGCGCGCCAGCTTTTCGACACCTATCCCGACATTACGATCGGCGGCGCGCGCGATATTCGTCCGGCGATCACCCAGGCGCTACGCGGCGGCATCCTCGATCCGGGCGTGCTGCTGGACGTGGCGGCGACGCTGGCGGCGACACGCCAGCTACGGGTGCGGCTGCTCAAGCTTCCCGACGAGCCGTACGGGCCGCTGATCGATCTGGGCTATGCGCTGCCGGAGCTGCCGGAGATCGAAGCCGCGATCGAGCGCACCGTCGATCCCAACGGCGAGATTCTGGACAGCGCCAGCCCTGCGCTCGGCAAAATTCGGGCGGAAATTCGTATCGCGCACGATCGGCTGATGGAGCGGCTGAACGGCATCCTGGGATCGTCGCAGTATGCCAGCGCGCTGCAAGAGCCGATCATCACGGTGCGCGATGGCCGCTATGTGATTCCGATCAAGGCCAGCGGACGCAGGACGCTGCGCGGCATCGTCCACGATCAGTCCAACACGGGCGCGACGCTCTTTATCGAGCCGCTGCAAACCGTCGAGCTGAACAATACCTGGCGCGAGCTGCAAATCGCCGAGCAGCAAGAGATCGTGCGCATTCTGCAAGCGCTGTCGGCGCGCATCGCGGAGCATGGCGACGCCACGATCGCGGGCGTTGCGGCGCTGGCGGAGATCGATCTGCTCTTTGCCAAGGGCCGCTACAGCTCGATGCTCAACTGCATGGAGCCGGAGATCGTCGATCTTCGGTCGTACCAGCCCACGCCGAGCGCGCGACCGGAGGATGCGCCGCTGTATCTGCGCAAGGCCCGCCACCCGCTGCTCAACCCGTCGACGGTGGTGCCGACCGACGTGTGGCTGGGCGGCGAGTTTCGCGTGCTGCTCGTCACCGGGCCAAACACCGGCGGCAAAACGGTCGCGCTCAAAACGACCGGGCTGCTGGCGCTGATGGCACAGTCGGGCATGCATATTCCGGCTGGCGATCGATCGCGGCTGCCGGTGCTGCGGCATATTTTCGCCGACATCGGCGACGAGCAGAGCATCGAGCAGAGCCTCTCGACCTTCTCGTCGCACATGACGCATATCATCGCGATTCTGGATGCGCTGGACGCTGCGGCGCCTACCACTAAGCCGGGAGGATGCCTGGACGCGCTGGTGCTGCTCGACGAGCTGGGCGCGGGCACCGATCCGACCGAGGGCGCGGCGCTGGCGCGGGCGATTATCGAGCGCATTCTGGACAGCGGCGCGCTCTGCATCGGCACGACGCACTACGCCGAGCTGAAGGCGTACGCGCATAACACGCCCAACGTCCACAATGCCTCGGTTGAGTTCGACGAGGAGACGCTGCGGCCTACCTACCGGCTTCAGATCGGCCTGCCCGGTCGCTCAAACGCGCTGGCGATTGCCTCGCGTCTGGGGCTGCATCCTGAGATCATCGCGCGGTCGCGCTCCTTCCTGTCGGCGGAAACCGAGCAGGTCGAAGATATGCTGGCGTCGATCGCCCGCGAGCGCGAGGCGGCGGCGCTTGAGCAGCGTCAGGCCGAGACGATTCGGGCCGAGGCGGAGCAGGTGCGTAATCAGCTCCAGCAGGAGCTAGCCGAGCTTGAGCTTGAGCGCGAGCAGCGGCTTCAGGCGTTCGAGCGCGAGCTGGACGACGAGCTACGCAGCGTCAGGCACGAGCTGCGGCGGCTGCGCGAGGATACACGCTCGGTGTCGCTCACTCGCGAGTGGATGCAGCAGGCCGAGGAGCGGCTGAAAGCGGCGGGCGATGCGGCGGAGCAGCAGCGGCGCGAACGCCGACGCCAGCAGCAGCCACAAGCACAGCCGCAGCAGCCACAGCAGCAAGCGCCGCGTCCGCTCCAGCCCGGCGATCAGGTGCATGTCGCCTCGGTCAAGCTCGACGGCGAGGTGCTCTCGATCGATCCCGATGCCAACGAGGCCGAGGTCCAGGTCGGCGGCTTCCGCATGACGGTCGATCTGCGCGAGCTGCGACGGCGCAAGGGCGGCGGCGAGCAGCAGCGTCCCGCAGCCGTGCAGGTGAAAGTCGCGCCCCGCGTGCCGAGCGCGCCCCGCGACGTGTCGATGCAGCTCGATATGCGCGGCATGCGGGCTAGCGAGATCGAGGCGCTTCTGGATCGCTACCTTAACGATGCGTATCTTTCCAACCTCGCCGAGGTCCGGCTGGTCCACGGCAAGGGCACCGGCGCGCTGCGGAAAATCGTACGCGAGGTGCTGGCGACACATCCGCTCGTCGCCTCGTACGCGCCCGGCGTGGACGGCGAGGGCGGCGATGGTGTGACGGTCGCGCGGTTGCAGCGGCGCTGACGAATCGACAAAAGGCTTAAAACAACACGGGCCGGAGCGCCATTGCTCCGGCCCGTACCGTCGTATGTGGCTGTGCCAGCTTACTCTTCGTCGCGCATGGCAAGCGTGCGGCGAATTGCGTCGCGGCGACCACGGTCGTTGCCGCCCTCTTCTTCTTCTTCCTCATAATCGCGGCGGTTCTTGCGGCGATCCTTGCCCGCGTTGAACTTCGACACCAGATCTTCAAGCGTCGCGTCGCCGGAGAAGCTTTCCTCTTCGGGGTCCTCAAAGGTGTACACTTCCTCCGACGGCTCGTAGATCTGCGCCTCGCGGCGACCGCGTCCTTCGGAGCGACCGCCCAGGCGACCGCCACGGCCCGACGCATCGCGATCGTCGCGGCCACGTCCGCCGCCACGGCCACCACGAGCATCGCCAGGACGACCACCACGAGCGTCGCCACGGCCTTCGCCGCGCCCGCCACCACGAGCGTCGCCACCGCGACTACCGGCACGACTCGCGTCGGCGGGCGTGTACTCGTTGAAGCTCGGCACAGGATAGCCACCCTCGGCTGCTTCGGGCGTGTAGCCCGTCGCGCGCGGCGCTGGTGTCGGGCGCTCCCGCTCGTTCGGCAGCGGCTCCTCGACGCGCATGGTCAGGCTGATGCGCTTCGAGTTCGGATCGACCTCGATCACCTTGACCTGCACCTTGTCGCCGACCTTCACCGCCTCCTCGACGCTGCCGACGCGCTGGTCGGACAGCTCCGAGATATGGACCAGGCCGTCGCGGCCCACGCCCACATCCACGAACGCGCCAAACGGCGCGAGGCCGCTGACCGTTCCGTCGAGGATTGTGCCGGGCTCAAGCTGCTGCATGCGCTGGCTGCGCAGCGCGCGCCGCAGGCTGAGGCTGATGCGCTTGCCTTCGGGATCGACCTCCAGCACCTTGAATGTGTAGCGCTCGCCGACCTGCACCGCATCTTCGGGCTTATCGACGCGGCCCTCGGCCAGCTCCGAGATGTGGACCAGGCCGTCCTTGCCGACGCCGATGTCCACGAAGGCGCCGAACGGTGCGAGGCTGCTGATCAGGCCCTCGATCGTGTCGCCAGGCTTCATCTGCGAAAGCCGGTCGCGATCGACTTCGGGCTTGCGCGGCCCTCGGCGCTCACGCTGCGGCTTGGGCCGGTTCGGATCACGCATCGTCAGGCTGATGCGCCGCGCCTCGGTATCGACGCTCTTGACCCAGACCGTCACCGGATCGTCGATCTGCACCAGATCGGTCGGCGCTTCGATCCGCGAGTCGCTCATCTCCGAGATATGAACCAGGCCGTCACGGCCCACGCCCACATCCACAAAGACGCCGTACAGCGCGATGCTCGTCACCTTGCCTTCGAGCTGCATGCCCGGCTGAACGTCTTTGAACCGCCGGGGCTTGCCGCCCTTGGCCGACTCCTCGGTTGGCTCGAAGCTTGCGCCCGCCGCTTCGCCAGCTTCCGCCGTCGGCGCTGCCTGCTCGGTTTCACCGCCCTGCGACTGGTCGGCTCCAACCGTCGAGGCCACGACCCCATAGACACGGGCACCAGTGCGCCGTACCTGATCCACCGCAGCCTGCGCCGCGTCGCTGACCGTCTCGACGATCGAGGAGCCTTCATCAGCCTGGGCGCTCGGCTGCTCCGCTCCCGTCTCGCTGGTTTCGACTGTGCTGCCGTCGTCCGCATGGGTATGCTCCTGCCCGACCAAATGCTTGGCCGCGCCGACGATGTTCTCGGCAACACTGGGAGCGCGATCAGCGACCGCTCCCGCAACGTCTTTGGCCGTCTCGGCCACGGTAGTGGCTGCGCTCCTCGCCACATCGGCGAGCTTCGACAGCATGCCCTGGCCTTCCGTCTGCTCCTGATCGCTGGCCGCCGCGGTTTCTTCTGCGTTGGCCTGCTCCGCCTGTGCCCCCTGTGCCTGCTCATCGGCCTGCGTTGGGGTCCGCTCCTCGTCCGTCATGTCCGCCGTGCCTCCGTGAAAGTGAACCAACACTAAATATATGGATTAAGAACAATCGAGCAGGAGAACAAAAAAACGTCGCCGCCGCTGGCGTGCCAAACAGCGAGATCGTCTCGTTGTTCGCTTGCTCCAATGTTCTTGTTAACGTGTTTGCTGTCGCACCACTTCGACGAGCGCCTGATCGCCTAAGTTGGCGATGTGATAGTATAGCGCCTGCAAATGTTGAGCCAGCGACTGTGCAAGGCCCCGCACAAAGCTGGGATGCTCGGTATCGATCACGATCGCCTCGATGCCTGTCTCGGCGATATAGTCGGCGATCCGATACGCCTCCTCCTGCGGACGCATGCCGGTCAATGAGACATTGGCCTGCCCGTCCGTCAAGACGACCATCAGCGGCAACACCTCCGGATCGCGTCGCCGCGCCCGATCCAGCAGCTCGAAGCCGAGCAGCAGGCCGTGTGTCAGCGGCGTCTTGCCGCCGGTCGGCATCGAGCGCAGCCGCCGCTCCGCCAGATCGACGCTGTTGGTGAGCGGTAAGAGCACGCGCGCGGCGTCGCGCTGGAACGAAACCAGCCCAACCCGGTCGCGGCGCTGATACGCATCTCTGAGCAGCGAGAGCACCGCGCTTTTGGTTGCCTGCATCCGCTGCTCCGCCGCCATCGACCAGCTTGCGTCTACCACGAAGCAGATCGCGTTGCGGGTTCGTCGCACCCGCACCTTCTGCCGGTAGTCCGGTCGTTCCAGCAGCACGGCCCGCCGCTTCTTCGTGCGGGCGCGGCGCTGGCGCTGGTACGGTGCCGCCGCGCGGAGCGTCGCGTCGAGCGCCAGATCGGTGATCCGCTCGCTCGTCTGGCGGCTGGAAATGTACCGACCGCTCTTGCGCTTGGTGCGCGATTTCGAGCGCTTGCCGCCCGCGCGGCGCTGCTGTCGATCGGCCTGGGTGCTCAGCCGCCGCACCTTGAACGGCTGCGCCGGAGCGACCGTTTTGTCGCCTTTGTTCTGGCCGCTGGTATCGTCCTGAGCACCGGCCTCACGCGGCGCGACCGACACCGACTCAAGATCGCTCGACTCGCCCTCGCCCGAATCGTTGCTCAGCTCGTCTTTTTTTTTTGCTCCTGCTCCTGGCCGTCGGTGCGCTCGGCCTCGCGCTGGATGATCGCGCCGAGCTTCTCCTCGTCGAGCTGCACATCCACGAATGGCTGACGCCGCATGCGATGCGGCAACGCCAGCTCAGCCGCGATGCGAATATCGACCGGCGTGAGCGTCACACGGCCTTCGAGCGCCGCGTGAGTTCGCGCGGCCTCCAGAATCGCCAGATCGGCGCGATGCCCGTCTACGCCCAGCTCGACCGCCAGCCGCGCGACGATGCCCATGTCCATCGAGGTCAGCTTGACGCTCGGCAGGAGCTTCGTCGCCTCTTTGATCCGCTGCGCCAGCACCAGCTCGGCGGGCTCCCACTCGGCGGCGAAGCCGATCGGATCGCGATCGTAGGCGATGCGGCGCTGGATGATCGCCACGCGGTCGTTGATCTCGCGCAGGCCGCCGATCTCGACGACCAGACCGAAGCGATCGAGCAACTGCGGTCGAAGCTCGCCCTCTTCGGGATTCATCGTCCCGACCAGGATGAAGCGCGCCGGATGCGATACCGAGATGCCCTCGCGCTCGACGGTGTTGACGCCCATCGCGGCGGCATCCAGCAGCAGGTCGACCAGATGATCATCAAGCAGGTTGACCTCGTCGACGTACAGGATGCCCCGGTTGGCCTCGGCCAGCAGCCCCGGCTCGAACCGGCGCTGTCCTTCGGCCAGCGCGTGTTCCAGATCGAGCGAGCCGACCACCCGGTCTTCGGATGCGTTGACCGGCAGCTCGACCAGCCGCGTGGCGCGCTCGACGACCGGCAGCGTCTCGCCGGATTCCAGCCGCGACAGGCACGAGTCGCACATGCGCTGCGGATCGTCGGGCGGATCGCCAAATGGACAGTCGGCGACGACACGCAGCATCGGGAGCAGCCGCTGCAAGGCGCGCACAGCCGTGGACTTGGCGGTGCCTTTCTCGCCGCGAATCAGGACGCCGCCGACACGGGGGTTGATCGCGTTGAGCAGGAGGGCGCGCTTGAGACGCTCCTGTCCGACAATAGCTGTGAATGGATAGACCGGACGATTAGTAATTATGGTAGGCAACAAAAAACCTCCAACCCTTTCGACGAGCCGGAGTAGCGATATTCATTGAAAAGTGACCGAAGAAGTTCAGAACCGACACCGACACGAATCTGTTTGAATTTGAAAAGGCGTATTCCCTCTGGGATGCCGTATTGTTGCACAGATTGTCGTAAAAGTCAAACACCAATTTAACAGATTCGTATCATCCGGTTGTCATTGTGCCCGGCGACTGTCGCTGCGCCATTATACATTATTTTGACTTATTTGTATACCTTGCGTTCGACACGCGATCTTCGGTACGATCCCGCACACATGATACTCATAACCAACATCGCGCTAGGGGCGCTCTGGTGGCTGCTCGCCGCTGAGATCGCCGCAGCGCTGGCGGGCTGGCAGGGATTGGTCATCGGCGGGCGGCGCTGGCTGGTGCTCAGCGCGCCGCTGCTCGGCGGCCTGAGCTGGCTGCTCACCGGCAACACGTCGACTGATTGGCTGGCCTGGGGCATATCCGCACCGCCGGGCCTGCTGCTCTTTGCGCTTCTGGCGCTGTTGCGGCAGCGCGAGCGACGACCGGAGACGATTCTGGCTCCCGGCGAGCGCCACGGACGGCGGATTGTGGAGCTGGCGATCCCGATCGAGGGCGGGCCAATGCCCGCGCTGCTGGTCGAGCCAGCGGGCGGCTGCTCACGAGCGGTGCTGATCGTGCATGGCGCTGGCAACCATAAAATGTTCTACGCCTGGCCGCTGCTGCACGGCCTGTCAGACGCCGGTTTCGCCGCCTGCGCGATCGATGTGGACGGCCACGGCGATAATCCCCGCGTGCTCGATCTGCCCCACGTGCTCGACAATGTGGCGGCGGGCGTGGACTGGCTGCGTGAGCGCTATGCCAGCGTGGCCGTGCTCGGCATCAGCCAGGGCGGCTGTATCGGGGCGCGCGCCGTTGCGGAGGGCGTCGCCGCCGACGCGCTGATCCTGCTAGAAGCGCCGATCACCGTCGAGGTGACAAAGGCGGTCATCCGGCGCGAGATGCTCACGCTCGCGCTGCCCGCCACCTGGGCGCTGCACCGTGATGTTGGGACGCTGGGGATCGTGCAGGGATGGCGCACCAAGCCAACGCGCGCCCGGATCGGCACCGTGGAGCTGATCCGGCGGCTGGATCTGCTCGATAGCGTCGCGCGGATCTCCTGTCCGCTGCTGCTCTGCTACGGCGGCAGCGATGCGGTCGTGCCGCGATCCCAGGCTCACGCCGTGGCCGCCGCCGCGCCGCCGGGGACCACCTTTGCGCTCGTGCCGCGCGCAACGCATCTCTCGCTGTCGATCGACGGGCGGGTTATTCGGCTGGTGCGCGATTGGCTCCATGCGGCGCTTGAGCCGACAACAGAAAGAGCACAGCCTCCTGTGCTCTTTGACGAATGACGGTTAGTGCTGGCGCGGCCTGGGCGATGGTCTGTCTTCGGGCGAGCGCGGCGGCGGCGGATTGATCGCCATCTTGGGATCGATGTCGCCTTTGGGCGTTTTGACCATCTTGGGATCGATCGGGTCCCTGGCCGTTGTAGTTGCCGCAGGGGCGGCTGTTTCGGTGGTGGCTGGCTGCGCTGTCGAGCGCTCGGCCTGCGCCAGATATGTCGGCGCGGTTCGGCGTGCTGTGGTTGCGCGCTGAGCGGCCCACAAGCCCGCAACGCCAGCCGCGACCAGCAGGCCGATTGTGATGCCTTTCATGATAAAGCTCCTCATGCTGTGTCTGACGCGCTCCTTGCAGGATCGGTTCCAGCGCGGCTCAATATCCGGCCTCCAGATCGACCACATTGATCAGCGGCTCGCCCTGCACGAAGCGGCGCAGGTTGCCGACAAACAGATCCACCGCGCGGCGG includes the following:
- a CDS encoding CvpA family protein, with protein sequence MFVDLLLLFGFIVITAVGFFQGTIKIVLALVTFYASVILASLYFKFASLYMVRRGTSAVVADAISFFLILVICFILLLAAALYTFRYVRFPGRLEFVDRIIGVMLGVILGVVFMSIVGMVLQFLFISNSIGDPYPITRSLQNSTRTSTLLPLLINNILPQVFSLVAPFLPESALPFFRPR
- a CDS encoding alpha/beta fold hydrolase, which produces MILITNIALGALWWLLAAEIAAALAGWQGLVIGGRRWLVLSAPLLGGLSWLLTGNTSTDWLAWGISAPPGLLLFALLALLRQRERRPETILAPGERHGRRIVELAIPIEGGPMPALLVEPAGGCSRAVLIVHGAGNHKMFYAWPLLHGLSDAGFAACAIDVDGHGDNPRVLDLPHVLDNVAAGVDWLRERYASVAVLGISQGGCIGARAVAEGVAADALILLEAPITVEVTKAVIRREMLTLALPATWALHRDVGTLGIVQGWRTKPTRARIGTVELIRRLDLLDSVARISCPLLLCYGGSDAVVPRSQAHAVAAAAPPGTTFALVPRATHLSLSIDGRVIRLVRDWLHAALEPTTERAQPPVLFDE
- a CDS encoding S1 RNA-binding domain-containing protein; the encoded protein is MTDEERTPTQADEQAQGAQAEQANAEETAAASDQEQTEGQGMLSKLADVARSAATTVAETAKDVAGAVADRAPSVAENIVGAAKHLVGQEHTHADDGSTVETSETGAEQPSAQADEGSSIVETVSDAAQAAVDQVRRTGARVYGVVASTVGADQSQGGETEQAAPTAEAGEAAGASFEPTEESAKGGKPRRFKDVQPGMQLEGKVTSIALYGVFVDVGVGRDGLVHISEMSDSRIEAPTDLVQIDDPVTVWVKSVDTEARRISLTMRDPNRPKPQRERRGPRKPEVDRDRLSQMKPGDTIEGLISSLAPFGAFVDIGVGKDGLVHISELAEGRVDKPEDAVQVGERYTFKVLEVDPEGKRISLSLRRALRSQRMQQLEPGTILDGTVSGLAPFGAFVDVGVGRDGLVHISELSDQRVGSVEEAVKVGDKVQVKVIEVDPNSKRISLTMRVEEPLPNERERPTPAPRATGYTPEAAEGGYPVPSFNEYTPADASRAGSRGGDARGGGRGEGRGDARGGRPGDARGGRGGGRGRDDRDASGRGGRLGGRSEGRGRREAQIYEPSEEVYTFEDPEEESFSGDATLEDLVSKFNAGKDRRKNRRDYEEEEEEGGNDRGRRDAIRRTLAMRDEE
- a CDS encoding SDR family NAD(P)-dependent oxidoreductase, coding for MLSVQDKVTIITGASRGIGRATARVFAAAGARVVLAARFSTELKSLAAELRASGAQVLMVPTDVADRAAAHALVERAIAEWGRVDIVINNAGIGIQANVGELPPDLLQRVFAVNFYGPLYLTQAALPQMRRQRSGVIVNVSSPVAEMAFPGIGGYAASKAALDSLSDTLRREEYRSRIGVITVYPGRIDTNFDRARIRVSGSKRVGRSPFSGSAEGVAQAILRGVERQRRVVYALHPIERVVCMIHGWLPRAFDPILGRVMSRRS
- a CDS encoding endonuclease MutS2, coding for MTIEARTLHILEYAKIRERLAQQTAFSASRELALHLQPDDDIDAIRRAQRATTAARQLFDTYPDITIGGARDIRPAITQALRGGILDPGVLLDVAATLAATRQLRVRLLKLPDEPYGPLIDLGYALPELPEIEAAIERTVDPNGEILDSASPALGKIRAEIRIAHDRLMERLNGILGSSQYASALQEPIITVRDGRYVIPIKASGRRTLRGIVHDQSNTGATLFIEPLQTVELNNTWRELQIAEQQEIVRILQALSARIAEHGDATIAGVAALAEIDLLFAKGRYSSMLNCMEPEIVDLRSYQPTPSARPEDAPLYLRKARHPLLNPSTVVPTDVWLGGEFRVLLVTGPNTGGKTVALKTTGLLALMAQSGMHIPAGDRSRLPVLRHIFADIGDEQSIEQSLSTFSSHMTHIIAILDALDAAAPTTKPGGCLDALVLLDELGAGTDPTEGAALARAIIERILDSGALCIGTTHYAELKAYAHNTPNVHNASVEFDEETLRPTYRLQIGLPGRSNALAIASRLGLHPEIIARSRSFLSAETEQVEDMLASIAREREAAALEQRQAETIRAEAEQVRNQLQQELAELELEREQRLQAFERELDDELRSVRHELRRLREDTRSVSLTREWMQQAEERLKAAGDAAEQQRRERRRQQQPQAQPQQPQQQAPRPLQPGDQVHVASVKLDGEVLSIDPDANEAEVQVGGFRMTVDLRELRRRKGGGEQQRPAAVQVKVAPRVPSAPRDVSMQLDMRGMRASEIEALLDRYLNDAYLSNLAEVRLVHGKGTGALRKIVREVLATHPLVASYAPGVDGEGGDGVTVARLQRR
- a CDS encoding DUF2203 domain-containing protein encodes the protein MDEHFYSVAEANALLPYVRSLVERMLTAREQILLLQPELWTVIQAAVFNGGSKTASDVTRYIVVIQDAIYKLRALNILVKDVNTGLIDFPAERDGLPIYLCWQYDEPSVQFWHDVDSGFAGRQRIDETF
- a CDS encoding VWA domain-containing protein, which encodes MSVAPREAGAQDDTSGQNKGDKTVAPAQPFKVRRLSTQADRQQRRAGGKRSKSRTKRKSGRYISSRQTSERITDLALDATLRAAAPYQRQRRARTKKRRAVLLERPDYRQKVRVRRTRNAICFVVDASWSMAAEQRMQATKSAVLSLLRDAYQRRDRVGLVSFQRDAARVLLPLTNSVDLAERRLRSMPTGGKTPLTHGLLLGFELLDRARRRDPEVLPLMVVLTDGQANVSLTGMRPQEEAYRIADYIAETGIEAIVIDTEHPSFVRGLAQSLAQHLQALYYHIANLGDQALVEVVRQQTR
- a CDS encoding ATP-binding protein — encoded protein: MPTIITNRPVYPFTAIVGQERLKRALLLNAINPRVGGVLIRGEKGTAKSTAVRALQRLLPMLRVVADCPFGDPPDDPQRMCDSCLSRLESGETLPVVERATRLVELPVNASEDRVVGSLDLEHALAEGQRRFEPGLLAEANRGILYVDEVNLLDDHLVDLLLDAAAMGVNTVEREGISVSHPARFILVGTMNPEEGELRPQLLDRFGLVVEIGGLREINDRVAIIQRRIAYDRDPIGFAAEWEPAELVLAQRIKEATKLLPSVKLTSMDMGIVARLAVELGVDGHRADLAILEAARTHAALEGRVTLTPVDIRIAAELALPHRMRRQPFVDVQLDEEKLGAIIQREAERTDGQEQEQKKKTS